The DNA window TTGTTCATTTTCCAGTTGCCGTAGAGATAAATTTTCTTGCTCATGATTTGCGCTCCTTATACCCTGAAAGGCTCCATGCCGGGAAGTTTCTTGCCCTCGCAGTATTCGAGGCTTGCCCCTCCGCCTGTTGAGACGTGTGAAACTTTGTCGGCAACCTTGAACTGACGCACCGCGCTGGCCGTGTCTCCTCCGCCGATTACGCTTATTGTGCCGTGCTTCTGCGTCATTTCCGCGACTGCCTCGGCGAGTTTCTTTGTGCCTTCCGCGAATTTCGGATCCTCAAAGACTCCCATAGGCCCGTTCCACAGGATAGACTTTGCGCCGTCAAGAGCCGCTACAAAGCATTTCACGGTCTCCGGGCCGATGTCGAGTCCCATTTTGTCGGCGGGCATGTTGTCGCTTGATACTGTCTCGGTGTCGCTTGCGTCAATCGCTGAAGCTACTACGCTGTCAACAGGAAGCAATATTTTCACGCCCATGTCGGCGGCTTTCTTGAGTGTGTCTTTTGCGAAGTCGAGACGCTCAGAATCACACAGTGATTTTCCGATCTCTTTTCCCTGCGCTTTGAGGAAGGTATAAGCCATTCCCCCGCCGATGAGAATCGTTGTGGCCTTGTCGAGGAGGTTGCCTACGATGTCGATTTTGTCCGAGACTTTAGCACCGCCCAGAATCAGCACATAGGGCTTTGCGGGATTCTCGCTGACAGCTCCGAGCATGTCGCCCTCACGCATGAGGAGATCCCCGGCGAAAGCTGCCTTCACGAACGGGATAACGCCGCATGTTGAGCAGTCCGCCCTGTGGCTTGCGCTGAAAGCGTCCATCACGAAAACGTCAAAGGGAGCGGCCATCTTGCGGGAAAATTCCTCGTCATTCTTCTGCTCTTCAGGGTGATAGCGTGAGTTCTCAAGCAGGACAATCTCGCCGGGCTTGAGCGCGTCAACGGCCTTTGCTACCTTGTCGCCTACACAGTCATCAACAAAAACGACCTTCAGCCCGTATGCTTTCTCTACGTCCGGGACAATCTGAGACAGTGAGAACGCCGGATCTACTTTTCCCTTTGGCCTGCCGAAATGGGAGACTAACGCGACTTTTGCGCCTGCGTCAAGAAGTTTCTTCAGGGTGCTTTTGTGGGCTAATATGCGGGCGTTGTCCGTAACTTTTCCGTTCTTGAAGGGTACGTTGAAATCAACGCGCATAAGGACTTTTTTCCCCGCTACATCTGAAGGGGTGAAAGTTTTCAGCTTCATGAGTCTTAATCCTCCGTATAAAATTTTGTCTGTGGATTTGAATTTATCTGCCCGATATTTTACAGCAAAATTTTCCCATGAATTTGGATTGCGGATTGTAAGACCGCTGACAATCAGCCCTCAATAAAATTTTTGATTTTCTTCCAGCGGTAATTAACTGTGCTTTTGCTGACAGGGGGATTCAACATGCCGCCTAACTCTTCAAGCGATATGTCGGGATTTTCGAGTCTCAGTCTCAGAAGGCCGCGCAAATTTTCCGGGAGCGCGTCAATTTTTCCTGACGATAAAATTCTCTCGGCAATCTTTCTTTGTTCGTGTGCTGCCTTCACTGACCGGGCAATGTTGGCGGTGTCGTAATTCCGTGCGAGGTTGGCTTTGTTTCTTGCTGACCGAATCAGACTCCTTCCCTCAAAATCGAGCGCACCCGACTCCATTCCTGCGTTGTATAGAAACGTCATGATGTCGTCATGATTTCGGAGGGTAAATTCATTTCTGTGTTCGCTCCAAGCGAGTCCAGTTTTTGCGAGAATGCCCCGCGTTATGTGCGAGAGTTCAGCGTCAGAAATAATCAGCGTCAAATAGTAGCCTGATTTCGGGAAATATAGCCCTCCTGTGCTGCCCCATAGACCTTTGAGCCACGGCCATATTAACGCGGAATTTTGCGGAGGTGCTGTGCGTATTGCGGGGATGACGGTGAAATTCACGGAGGCTTTTCGGTTCGGGCGTGTAATCATGGAAATGTTGAGCGTAAATTTCTCTGAGTAAGACGTGAGAGGCCACAAGGGGAATTTTCCCGGCCCTGTGAGTCTGCGTGCCGCCCTGAGCCTGTTTGTCGTGAATGACGTGTGAGTCCGTCTCATTCCCGCGAGAAGCCCGGAAGTTTCTGCGTCTGCGAATGTGCGAGATTTCACGGGAGAAGTGAGCCACTC is part of the Synergistaceae bacterium genome and encodes:
- the whiA gene encoding DNA-binding protein WhiA, with amino-acid sequence MTRHKQRASIPHDMDKDLWLSKIWDEWLTSPVKSRTFADAETSGLLAGMRRTHTSFTTNRLRAARRLTGPGKFPLWPLTSYSEKFTLNISMITRPNRKASVNFTVIPAIRTAPPQNSALIWPWLKGLWGSTGGLYFPKSGYYLTLIISDAELSHITRGILAKTGLAWSEHRNEFTLRNHDDIMTFLYNAGMESGALDFEGRSLIRSARNKANLARNYDTANIARSVKAAHEQRKIAERILSSGKIDALPENLRGLLRLRLENPDISLEELGGMLNPPVSKSTVNYRWKKIKNFIEG